The sequence below is a genomic window from Blastococcus sp. Marseille-P5729.
CACTGTGCTCCAGTCGTGGTCGAGGTAGGGGGTGGCGGCGCTCAGCCGCTGTTGATCAGCCGGCTGACGTACCGGGCGACGGTCATCACGGCGCCGATGTTGCCGGCGTAGTCCATGCGGGTCGGCCCGACGACGCCGAGACCGCCGAGCAGGTTGCCGTCCTCGCCATAGGCCGCGGTGACGACGGATGTCGACTGCAACCCGGGCGTGGGGTTCTCGGCGCCGATCGACACGTGCACGCCGGCGGTGGCGTTCGACTCGTCGATGAGCTTCAGCAGGACGACGTGCTCCTCCAGGGCCTCGAGGACCTCGCCGAGGCTGGAGTGGAAGTCGGCGGAGTGCCTGGTCAGGTTGGCCGCGCCGCCGACCAGGATCCGCGAGTCGGCCGGTTCGACGAGCGCGTCGATCAGCAGCGTGCAGATGATGGCCATGGCCGGCCGCAGCGACGTGCGGACCTCCTCCGGCAACGTCTCGACGAGCTCGACCGACGCCGAGAGCGGTTTGCCGACCAATGATCGGTTGACCTCGGTGCGCAGCTCGGCGACGTCGTCGGCCGCCAACTCGTCGGGGAGGTCGGCAACCCGCTGCTCGACGCGCCCGGCGTCGGTGATGACGACGACCATGATGCGCGTGGCGCCCACCGGCACGATCTCGATGTGGCGTACGCCGGAGCGCGACAGGCTCGGGTAGCTGATGACGGCGGCCTGGCGGGTCAGTTGGGACAGCAGCCGCACGCTGCGCCGCAGCACGTCGTCCAGATCGACCGCGCCCGCGATGAACCGCTCGATCGCTCGGCGTTCGGCCGACGACATCGGACGCAGCTCGTCGAGCCGGTCGACGAACAGCCGGTATCCCTTGTCGGTCGGGATGCGCCCGGCACTGGTGTGCGGGTGTGTGATGTAGCCCTCTTCCTCGAGAGCCGCCATGTCGTTACGGACGGTCGCAGCCGAGACGCCCAGGCCGTGTCGCTCGACGATCGCCTTGCTGCCTACCGGCTCGTTCGTCGAGACGAAGTCCTCCACGACGGCGCGCAGCACCGCAAGCCGTCGCTGGTCCGCGGACATCGGGCACCTCCTCCTGCTCGTGGTCGCTGGCACTCCGACCGGCAGAGTGCCAGTAGCCCAGTTTACGTGTGGCGCGGTGCCCGCGTCGGGCCCCTCGACCGAAGCGATCTAGACTCCGGTGCAGGTGAGAGCGAGGCGGACGGCGAAGCGACGTGATCTTCAAAGCGGTGGGCGACGGCAAGCCCTACCCGGAGCACGGCCTGACCTACCGCGACTGGGCGCAGATCCCGCCGCGCCAGATCCGGCTCGACGAGCTCATCACCATCAAGCGCGAGCTCGCCCTCGATGCCCTGCTGGCCGAGGAGAGCACCTTCTACGGCGACCTCTTCCCCCACGTCGTCCGCTGGCGCGGAGACCTCTACCTCGAGGACGGCCTGCACCGAGCCCTGCGGGCGGCGCTACATCAGCGCTCCACCGTGCACGGCCGCGTGCTCGACCTCGACGACTCCCATACCCGCACCGATCGCGAAGGTGAGAAAAGCACCCCATGAGCCATCCCGTGCCGTCCCCGGCCCCGGCCCCACGCAAGATCCTCACGACCCCGATCATCGCCGCACTCGCCGCGCTGGCCGTGCTCGCGATCGTGACAGTGATCGTGGTGGTGAACACCAGCGACTCGGACGGCGGCGGCAGCGGGTCAAGCGCCTCCTCCGCCGCGCCGTCGAGCGCCTCGGCGCCCGCCGGCACCCAGGTGACCTCGAGCACACACGGCGTCCGCTACACCTACCCGACCGACGGGTACGACGGCCGCACCTGGGACGGCCCCCTGGACACCGAGCTGGGGATCGTGGAGATGACCGACCTGGTCGGCCTGCGCGCCTGCACCACCGAAGCCGGCCAGGATCTGCTCTACGGCCTGGTCTCCTCCTCCGAGGACCCGGCAGGCGCCGCGAAGACTGTGGCAGTCGACGTCGCCAAGAGCGTCTGGGCATCTCAAGGGGACGCGAAGATCACCGACCCCACCCCTGCCGTGGAGAAGTCTACCGATCACGAGCTCACCGGCCAGCTGGTCGAGATCGACGCGCCGCGGCCCACCGGCGCGGACGAGTGCGGCACGTCGAAGGTGCACATCGCCACCTTCGGATTCGAGAACGCGGACGGCGAGACGGTCGTGTTCGTGGCGTCCTACCGGGTGGACGGCGACCTGAGCAAGAAGCGCGAGGAGATCGATCAGGACGTCGCCGACACCTTCAAGTCGCTCGAGCTGGTCTGATTTCTCGCTCAGCCCTGGTCGGGCCGCACGTCCATCACGACCTCGAACTCGAGCAGGGTCGCGCCCGTCGCGACCGGCTTGCCGTGCTCACCGCCGTGAGCCGCCCGGGCGTCACCGTCCCGCCACGCGGCGTAGGACTCCTCGTCCGCCCAGTGCGTCACGACGAAGTAGCGCGACTCGCCTGCGACCGGACGCAGCAGCTGGAATCCGAGGAAGCCAGGCGACCCGTCCACGGTGTGCGCGCGGGCCCCGAACCGACGCTCGAGCTCGGGGCCGGCCTGCGGCGGGACGTCAATGGCGTTGATCTTCACAATCGACATGCCACAACCCTATGCAGCCCATCGCCACGGTCACCGGTCAGTCCACGAGGTCGCGGATGACGGCGTCGGCCAGCAGCCTGCCGCGCAGCGTCAGCACGACCCGGCCGGCATCGAGCGCCGCTGCATCCAGCAGCCCGTAAGTGACCATCGCCGGCGTCTCGGCCCGGGCTCGAGGGCTCAGCTCTCCTAGCTCGATCCCTTTGCGCATCCGGATCCCGAGCATCACCCGCTCCATCGCGGACTGCTCCGCGGTGAGGGTCTCGCGTCCTTGTGCGGGGCTGAGCCCGCCACCGACTCGCGAGGCGTACGCCGCGGGATGCTTGACGTTCCACCAGCGGACGCCGCCGACGTGGCTGTGCGCACCGGGCCCGGCGCCCCACCAGCCGGCGCCGGACCAGTAGATCTCGTTGTGTCGGCAGCGCGCCTGCGGCCCACGCGCCCAGTTGGAGACCTCGTACCAGCCGAAGCCGGCCGCGCTCAGCACCGCGTCGGCCATCTCGTATCGGTCGGCGTGGACGTCGTCGTCCGGCTCGGCGATCTCGCCGCGCGCGATCCGCCGCGCGAGCGCGGTCCCCTCCTCGACGATCAGGGCGTACGCCGACACATGATCGACCGGCGCGTCGAGGACAACGTCCAGGGTGGCCCGCCAGTCGTCGTCGCTCTCCCCCGGGGCGCCGTAGATGAGGTCCAGGTTGATGTGCTCGAACCCGGCAGCACGAGCCTCACGGGCGGCCGCGACGGCCCGCCCGGGCGAGTGCTGACGGTCGAGCACCTGCAGCACGTGCTTCGCGGCCGACTGCATGCCCAGCGAGACGCGGGTGAACCCGCCGTCGCGCAGTTGCTCGAGAAAGCGGGGCGAGACCGACTCCGGGTTGGCCTCGGTGGTGATCTCGGCATCGGGGGTCAGCCCGAACTCATCGCGGATGGTGTCCACCACCGAGACGAGGTCGGCGGCCGGCAGCAGGCTCGGGGTGCCGCCGCCGAAGAAGACCGACTGCGCCGGCAGGTCGACGTTCTCGAGCACGCGCCGCGCCAGACGCACCTCGTGGCGCACCAGGGCCGCGTAGCTCTCCCTGCTGACGATCGCCGAGCCGTCCCGGGCGGTGAGCTCCCGCGCGGTGTAGGTGTTGAAGTCGCAGTACCCGCAGCGCGTGGCGCAGAACGGGATGTGCACGTAGAAGGCGAACGGCGCAGTCGCGGCTCGTTCGATCGCATCACTCGCGAGCCGGCCGTCGAGTGGTACGACGTCCGTCGAGTCCAGGTCTACCGAAGGCACAGCAGCACGTCCACGCCGTCGGGCAGCCTGCTGGCGAGGATCTGCTCGACCGCCGAGAAGGTCCGGTGATCCACGCGGGCCAGCGTCGCCGCGTGGACCCACACGATGGTCGCCGGCGTGCGCCAGCGGACCTCGGTGAGCGAATCGGCCAGCGCGTCCAGGTTGTGACCGAAGTACTGCGGGAAGTCCAGGGCAGCGGCGAACGACGCGAGCAGCTCTCGTTTCGTCTCCCCGCCGACGACGTACGGGGTGCGCCCGGCGGCGCGCAGCCTGGCCAGCGTGTTCGGCAGCGACTCGTCAGCACCGAGGCACGCGATCATGCGTCCTCCTTCACGATCAAGAACGACTCGTAGTGGTCGGTGGTCCAGTAGATCTCCCCGCCGTCCCCGACGACGAATCGGTGCGCTCCACGGTCGCTGTCGCCGGGCATCTGCACCGTGTACTCGCGGTAGTAGCCCGATGGCTCCTGCGGGAGCAGCCCCTCGTAGTTCCCGAAGTGCCCGCCGTCCTGCTCGAACTCGAACGGTCCGCCGGCCCGGACCACATCGAGCACCTCCTGTGCCTGCGGTGGAAGGTCCGACTCCGCGATGTACGGCAGCCCGCTCGCGGGGTCGGTCTGGCCAGCGTCGGAGGGGTCGGCGTCGGTCTGGTCGGTATCGGAGGGGTCGGTGGTCCCGGTCGCGGACGACGCTGCGGTGGATTCCGACGAGGGCACGGCGTCCGCGCCTCCGGTGTCCTTCAGCAGCAGCCAGGCGCCGAGCGCCACCACCACCAGCACGATCGCCGCGGTGACGGGACGGTCGGCGACCAGCCGGTTGAACGCTCCGGTGAGCTGGGCCTCGGGCGAACGGCGGCGCGAGGCTGAACGGGTGCGACGAGTCACGGGGTGCCTTCTGCTGGGACGCTCGCGCGTGGCGGACGGTGCAGCAGCCGATTCTAGGGAACAACCGCGGCCTGCGAGGCGTAGTAACTAGCAAGACCCCCTTCCAAGCGAGGCAGGAGCCACACCGTGCGCGAGGAGCAGAGCAAGCCCACGATCATCGACGAGGACGGCAAGCCGTTCATCGACGGTGACCAGCGCGCTCAGCAGCCCGGCGGCATCCCCTTCGGCAGTATGCCGTTCGGGTCGGCGCCCTTCGGTGCGATGCCGACACCGCAGATCCCGGAGAAGTACCTGGGCCGCGACGGCAAGCCCTCCCTCTGGAAGATCCTGGGCTGGAAGGGCGTCGCGATCGCGGTGCTGATCATCGCGGCCGTGGCCGGGCTGGCCGCGCTGTCCATCATGGTGGCGATCATCGCGTTGCCGATCCTGGTGCTGATCGGTGCCGTCGCGTGGGTGGCCGGGCGGGTACGCGGCGGCCGGCCGACGAGCTCGACCGGCCGCGCCGTCATCGTGGTGCGTCGCTAACTTCGGTTACGAAAGCGGCCCATCGATCCGCCCGCTCGACGATGAGCGCCGGAGCCCGGCCTACCGGTTGTGGAAACGGATGGCTGGCTACGGAAGTCTCGACCCGAATGCGACGACGTGACTCCGACCGGCGTTCTCACAAGGCGCTGCGTAGTATCCGGTTATGTTCTCTGTCTTCGTATCTGCCCCGAACACCGACGACCCGATGGCCGCGCTCGAGCTCGGCGATCGGCCCGAGCCTGAGATCACCGACGGCTGGGCCCGCGTCCAGGTCAAGGCTGCCTCGCTGAACCACCACGACGTCTGGTCGCTGAAGGGCCAGGGTCTTCCCGCCGAGCGCATGCCGATGATCCTCGGCACCGATGCCGCCGGCCTCGACGAGGACGGCAACGAGGTCCTCATCCACTCCGTCGTCTCCTCGCCCGGCTGGACCGGCGATGAGACCTACGACCCCAAGCGCTCGCTGCTGTCGGAGGTGCACCAGGGCACCTTCGCCGAGTACGTCACCGTGCCGAAGCAGAACCTGGTACCCAAGCCCGCGGAGCTGTCGTTCGAGGAGGCCTCGTGCCTGCCCACGGCATGGTTGACCGCCTACCGGATGCTCACCAAGGATTCGGGCCTCAACCCAGGCGACACCGTGCTCATCCAGGGCGCGTCCGGCGGCGTCGCCACTGCGGCGACCGCGATCGCCAAGGCCATGGGACTGCAGGTCTGGGTCACCGGCCGCTCCGACGAGAAGCGCCAGACGGCGCTGGAGAACGGCGCGCACCAGGTCTTCGAGTCCGGCGCGAAGCTGCCCGGCAAGGTGGACGCGGTCCTGGAGACGGTCGGCGAGGCGACCTGGTCGCACTCGCTGCGCTCGCTGCGCCCCGGGGGCACCCTCGTGGTGTGCGGCGCCACCAGCGGCTTCAACCCGCCGGCGGACCTGGCCCGCGTGTTCTTCCTGCAGATGCGCATCATCGGCTCCACGATGGGCAACCGCACCGAGCTGACGGCGTTGATGAATCTGCTGAAGACGACCGGCGTCCGCCCGGCCATCGACAAGACCATGCCGCTGAAGGACGCCAAGGACGGCTTCCAGGCGATGGTCGACGGCGAGACCAACGGCAAGATCGTCTTCACCGTCTGAGCGCACCCAGCGCTACCGTGGGCGCCGAGACTTCTCGTCCCGGAGCCCACGCTCGTTCTCGGGAGGTACCAATGAGCAGCGACCTGGACGCCGTCCTCGCCGGACAGCAGAGCATCGCGCAGTGGCAGGACGATCTCTACGTCCACTTCCACCGCAATCCCGAGCTGAGCTATGTCGAGCACCGGACACACGACCGCATCGCCGCCGAGCTCGAGCGGCTGGAGGGCGTCGAGGTCATCCACGGATCGGCGAGACCGGGCTGGTGGGAATCGTGCGCAACGGTGAGGGTTCTACGGTGCTCATGCGCGCCGACATCGACGGACTTCCGGTGCGTGAGCTCACCGGCCTGGAGTACGCGAGCATCGTCGAAGGCGTGTCGGTGGACGGCGAGCAGTCACCGATCATGCACGCCTGCGGACACGACGTGCACATCAGCGCGCTGCTGGGGGCCACCCGGTTGCTTGCCGAGCACCGCGAGCGGTGGTCGGGCACCTTCCTGGCACTCTTCCAGCCCGCCGAGGAACGGGCCGGCGGGGCACGCAAGATGGTCGACGACGGCCTGGACGTCCGGATCCCCGCCCCGGACGTCGCCTTCTCGCAGCACGTGATGGCCACTCCTGCCGGCAATGTGCACGCCTGCCTCGGCCCGTCGTTCTCGACTGCGGACTCGATCAAGGTGACCGTCTTCGGCCGCGGCGGCCACGGCAGCATGCCGCACACCACCGTCGACCCCGCGGTGCTGGCCTCGATGATCGTCCTGCGGCTGCAGACCGTGGTCTCGCGCGAGACGCGGCCAGGCGAGTTCGCCGTCGTGACGGTCGGGAAGATGACCGTGGGCTCGAAGGTCAACATCATCAGCGACCGGGCCGAGCTGCAGCTGAACGTGCGCACCTCGACGAGCACACCCGGACCCGCGTGCTGACGGCCATCGAGCGGATCGTGCACGCCGAGTGCGAGGCCTCCGGATCACCGGCACCGCCGACCTTCGAGTACTTCGACCAGTTCCCGATGACCGTCAACGACGAGGCGATCACGCACCGGATCCGCGAAGCGTTCGCCGCCGCGTTCGGCGACCGCTATGTCGAGGAGCTGCCCTCGACCGGCAGCGAGGACTTCAGCGAGATCCCCAACGCGTTCGGGATCCCCTACTGCTACTGGATCATCGGTGGGGCCGACCGCGAGACCTACGCGGACGCCGAGAAGCGCGGCGCTGTAGCGACGGAGATCGCCGGCAACCACTCGCCGTTCTTCGCCCCCGTCATGCATCCGACCCTGGAGTCGGCGACGAAGGCGATCATCGTCGCCGCCCTCGAGTGGATGCCTTCGAGCTAGCGGCCACCAGGTGCACCTGCGCAACCACGCCGGCGCCACCTCCACGCCGATCTCCGGATCATCGATCGGCCTCGCGCTCGGAACCGCCACGGTCTGGTGCATTCTCAGCGGTTCGCCCGCAGCAGCTCCAACGCGTCGGCGAGCGCCTGCTCCTCGTGTTCGAAAGCCAGCGGCGGATGAGCGTCGACCGGCAGCCATTCCACCTGAGTGGCCTCGGAGTCGACCAGACGAGGCTGCTGCGAGTCGTTCACGGTCGCGGCGAAGTAGAGATTGAGGATCGAGATGACGTCGCCCTCGAACGGGTAGGTGTCCATGTAGATTCCAGCCAGACCGGCGATCTGGACGTCAAGGCCGGTCTCCTCCCGCATCTCGCGGACGGCGGCGTCCTGCGGGTGCTCGCCGCTGTCGCAGAAGCCGCCCGGGATGTCCCAATAACCACGCCAAGGATCACGCGCCCGCTTGATCGCCAGGAACCGGCCGTCCCGGACGACGACCACGCCGACCGCCGGACTCGAGTTCACGTACAGGCTGCGGCCGCAGCGCGCACATCGGATCGGCGGGGCGGCATCGAGCGGATCGCCGCAATAGGGGCAATGCCGCCAACCGCAGCGGATCGGCTCCACGACTACTTGGACTTGGCGGCCGCGGCGTCGTCAGTCGACAGCGCGGCGATGAAGGCCTCCTGCGGGACCTCGACGCGGCCGACCATCTTCATCCGCTTCTTGCCTTCCTTCTGCTTCTCGATCAGCTTGCGCTTGCGGCTGATGTCGCCGCCGTAGCACTTGGCGAGCACGTCCTTGCGGATCGCGCGAATTGTCTCGCGGGCGATGATTCGGGAGCCGACGGCCGCCTGGATCGGCACCTCGAACTGCTGCCGAGGAATCAGCTCTCGCAGTTTCCCGGTCATCATCACGCCGTAGGAATAGGCCTTGTCCTTGTGCACGATGGCCGAGAAGGCATCGACCTGCTCGCCCTGCAGCAGGATGTCGACCTTGACCAGGTCGGCCACCTGATCGCCGGCCTCCTCGTAGTCCAGGGAAGCGTAGCCGCGGGTCCGCGACTTCAACGAGTCGAAGAAGTCGAAGATGATCTCGGCCAGCGGCAGCAGATAGCGCAGCTCGACGCGGGTCTCGGACAGGTAGTCCATGCCCTGCATCGTTCCTCGACGCGCCTGGCACAGCTCCATGATGGCGCCGGTGTAGTCCGTCGGCGCAATGATCGTGCACTTCACCATCGGCTCGCGCACCTCGGCGACCTTGCCGACCGGCCAGTCACTCGGATTGGTCACGACCATCTCGGCGCCGTCGTCCATGGTGACGTCGTAGATGACGTTCGGAGCGGTCGAGATGAGGGAAAGGTCGAACTCGCGCTCGAGCCGGTCGCGGGTGATCTCCAGATGCAGCAGCCCAAGGAAGCCGCAACGGAATCCGAATCCGAGGGCGGTCGACGTCTCGGGCTCGTAGGTCAGCGCTGCGTCGTTGAGCCGAAGCTTGTCGAGGGCGTCGCGCAGCAACGGGTACTCCGAGCCGTCGATCGGGTAGAGACCAGAGAACACCATCGGCTTGGGGTCGCGGTAGCCGCCGATGGCCTCGTCGGCCGGCTTGGCCTGCAGGGTGACGGTGTCGCCGACGCGGGACTGCCGCACGTCCTTCACACCGGTGATGAGATAGCCGACCTCACCGACGCCCAGCGACTTCACCGGGACCGGCTCGGGCGAGATGACACCGAGCTCGAGCAGCTCGTGGGTCGCGTTGGTCGACATCATCTTGATCCGCTCACGGGCGGAGATCCGACCGTCGACCACACGCACGTAGGTGATGACGCCGCGGTAGATGTCGTAGACGGAGTCGAAGATCATTGCTCGGGCCGGCGCGTCCGCGTCACCGACCGGCGGCGGGACCTCCTCGACGATGCGGTCGAGCAGTGCGGGTACACCCTCGCCGGTCTTGCCGGACACCCGCAGGATCGAGTCCGGGTCGCAGCCGATGATGCCGGCGATCTCCTGGGCGTACCGCTCGGGCTGCGCCGCGGGCAGGTCGATCTTGTTGAGCACCGGGATGATGGTGAGGTCGTTCTCCATCGCAAGATAGAGGTTCGCCAACGTCTGGGCCTCGATTCCCTGGGCGGCGTCCACCAGCAGGACGGCACCCTCGCACGCGGCCAGCGAGCGCGACACCTCGTAGGTGAAGTCGACGTGGCCCGGGGTGTCGATCATGTGGAGGGTGTAGCCCCGCTCGTCGTTGCCGGCCCACGGGAGCCGCACGTTCTGGGCCTTGATGGTGATGCCGCGCTCTCGTTCGATGTCCATCCGGTCGAGGTACTGCGCGCGCATCTGGCGCTGCTCGATCACCCCGGTCACCTCGAGCATCCGGTCGGCGAGGGTCGACTTGCCGTGGTCGATGTGCGCGATGATGCAGAAGTTCCTGATCAGCGCAGGGTCGGTGTAGTCGGCGGTCACGAACATCCTTCATCGGGGCGAATCGGCAGTCATCCCATTCTGCCGCATCGCACCGGTCACGGGGCTGGCGGCTGGGGCGGGCGCAGGCCGGTGTGGTGGGCCGCGAACGCGAGCAGGTCGATCCATTCGGCCGCCACCATCGCGCGCGGCTTTCCCTTGCCGTGGCCGGTGCCCGTCTCGATCCGCGCCAGGACCGGAGCGCTGCCCCCCTGCGCGTGCTGCAGCGCGGCGGTGAACTTGTAGCTGTGCGCGGGCACGATGCGATCGTCGTGATCACCGGTCAGCACCAGGGTGGCGGGGTATTCCACCCCGTCGCGGATGTTGTGCAGGGGCGAGTAGCCGAGCAAGGTCGCGGCGACCTTCGCATCCGCGGGCGAGCCGTAGTGCGCGGTCCAGCTGGCGCCGGAGGGCAGCTGGTCAAAGCGCAGCAGGTCCAGCAGTCCCACCATCGGCACCGCTGCGCCGATCAGGTCGGGACGCTGCGTGAGTACCGCCCCGACGACGAGTCCCCCGGCACTGCGGCCATGCAGCGCTATCTGTGGCGCGGTGGTGATGCCTTGCTCGATGAGCTCCTCGGCCACGGCGATCATGTCGTCGAACGTGCGCTGCTTGTTCAGACCCCGTCCGGCGTGATACCAGTCGACGCCGTACTCGCCGCCGCCGCGTAGGTTGGCGATGACAAGTACCCCGCCGGCCTCGAGCCACGCCGGCCAGCCGGGGCGGAAGTCAGCCAGGGTGCGCACGTTCAGCCCGCCGTACCCGTACAGCATCGTGGGCCGAGGCCGGTCGAGTGCCAGATCCTCCCGGTGGATCAGGAAGTAGCGCACCATCGTCCCGTCTGCCGACCGGGCGCTGCCGCGACCGACGGTGGCGATCGGTGGCTGCCAGGACGGCGGTCGCTGCCCTGCCGGGCGGCGCATGCTGACCGCGAGCTTCACGATGTCGAAGGTCTCGAGGTCCACGCGAAAGCTCTTCAGGGGGGCCGTCGCCGAGGACATCCCGACGAACAGCTCGGTGTCCGCACTGCGTCCATTCAGCTCGACGACGGCCGTGCCGGCCATCGGGATCGAGGTGGCGAAACGCCCGTCCAGCGAGTACCGGTGCAGCACCGGCATCGCGTCGTCGAGGTGCACCGTGACTAGCGCGCCTCCGGCGGAGGTCACCGAATCCAGCAGGCCGTCCTGCTGCGGGATCACGTCGGTCATCTCGTGTACGCCGGGCGCGATCGGCACCCTCACGAGCCGGAACTGCGGCGCATCGCGATTGGTGCGCACCAGCATCTCGTCGCCGATCACCCGCACCGAGTCGTAGCGCGCATCGGGCTCATCGAACATTCGCACGGCCGGCCCCACCTCGGTCCGGCCACCGGTGGTCAGCGGGAAGGCCCATAGCCGGTTGCTGCTGCTCGTGCCGCTGTACACCTCGACGATCAGCCACCGCCCGTCGTACGACACCTCGGGGTAGGCGTGCAGCCGGGAGTCGTCACCGGTGTCGATGAGCACCTGGTCATCGGTCTGCGCAGTACCCAGCCGATGCAGCTTCAGCAGTCCGGCATGCTGTCGCACATCTCCGGTGGCGTTCTCGGCGCTCGGGTAGTGCAGGTAGACGAAGGACCGGCCGTCGGGAAGCCAGACGGGTGAGCTGAGCTTCGTCAGGGTCAGCTCGTCGTCAAGGTCACGCCGCTCGTCGATGTCGCGGATCCGGATGGTGTTCCAGTCGCTGCCGGCATAGCTGAGCGCGTAGGCGAAGTATCGCCCGGACTCCGAGACTCCCGTGGCCGCGATGGAGGTCGCGCCGGTCTCGTCCAGCCGGTTCGGGTCGACTAGTACCTTTCCGCCCTCGGCCAGACGTTCGAGCGTGGGCGCCCAGCACCACACGTCCTGGGCCTGCGCGCCGTCGTTGCGGCAGACGAAGTAGCGGCCGGCCTTCTTGTAGGGCGTGCCAGAGCGCGGGCGGTTGAGCAGGCGGGTCACCTGCTGCTCGAACCAGGCTCGCTCCGGCAGTGCGGCCAGGTAGGAGCCGCTCAGCGCGTTCTGCTCACGCACCCACTGGTGGGTCTGCGACGAGGCCGGGGCCTCCAGCCAGCGGTAAGGGTCGGCGACCGGGGTGCCGTGAACGTTCTCGACCGCGTCGTCCCGACGCGCGTAGGGGTACTGCACTCGTGCAGGTATACCCTCCGGCAGGCGACCGGTCCAGGGCCGCGGCAGTGTGGCGTACGCCGCTGCCGTTGTGCCGCGCCCCGCTGGCTTGATATTCTGTCTCTTCGTGTGCGCTGCGATCTGTCGCACCGCCGACGCGCTCGTCGCCGGCAGATCCACAGATCACGCACCTCCCAGACTCAGCACCAGCACCACCAACCTGAACGAGGCACTTCGTGGCGAACATCAAGTCCCAGATCAAGCGCGTCAAGACCAACGAGGTCGCGCGCCAGCGCAATCAGGCCGTCAAGTCGGCTCTGAAGACGTCGGTCCGCCGCTTCCGCGAGGCCGCCGCCGCGGGCGACGCCGACAAGGCGACCGCTGCTCTGCAACATGCTTCGCGTCAGCTCGACAAGGCCGCCAGCAAGGGCGTCATCCACCGCAAGCAGGCCGCCAACCGCAAGTCGGGCATGGCCAAGGCGCTCGCCGGCCTGAGCGCCAAGTAGCACTCAGCGCTTTCC
It includes:
- the lepA gene encoding translation elongation factor 4, whose product is MTADYTDPALIRNFCIIAHIDHGKSTLADRMLEVTGVIEQRQMRAQYLDRMDIERERGITIKAQNVRLPWAGNDERGYTLHMIDTPGHVDFTYEVSRSLAACEGAVLLVDAAQGIEAQTLANLYLAMENDLTIIPVLNKIDLPAAQPERYAQEIAGIIGCDPDSILRVSGKTGEGVPALLDRIVEEVPPPVGDADAPARAMIFDSVYDIYRGVITYVRVVDGRISARERIKMMSTNATHELLELGVISPEPVPVKSLGVGEVGYLITGVKDVRQSRVGDTVTLQAKPADEAIGGYRDPKPMVFSGLYPIDGSEYPLLRDALDKLRLNDAALTYEPETSTALGFGFRCGFLGLLHLEITRDRLEREFDLSLISTAPNVIYDVTMDDGAEMVVTNPSDWPVGKVAEVREPMVKCTIIAPTDYTGAIMELCQARRGTMQGMDYLSETRVELRYLLPLAEIIFDFFDSLKSRTRGYASLDYEEAGDQVADLVKVDILLQGEQVDAFSAIVHKDKAYSYGVMMTGKLRELIPRQQFEVPIQAAVGSRIIARETIRAIRKDVLAKCYGGDISRKRKLIEKQKEGKKRMKMVGRVEVPQEAFIAALSTDDAAAAKSK
- a CDS encoding prolyl oligopeptidase family protein, which encodes MQYPYARRDDAVENVHGTPVADPYRWLEAPASSQTHQWVREQNALSGSYLAALPERAWFEQQVTRLLNRPRSGTPYKKAGRYFVCRNDGAQAQDVWCWAPTLERLAEGGKVLVDPNRLDETGATSIAATGVSESGRYFAYALSYAGSDWNTIRIRDIDERRDLDDELTLTKLSSPVWLPDGRSFVYLHYPSAENATGDVRQHAGLLKLHRLGTAQTDDQVLIDTGDDSRLHAYPEVSYDGRWLIVEVYSGTSSSNRLWAFPLTTGGRTEVGPAVRMFDEPDARYDSVRVIGDEMLVRTNRDAPQFRLVRVPIAPGVHEMTDVIPQQDGLLDSVTSAGGALVTVHLDDAMPVLHRYSLDGRFATSIPMAGTAVVELNGRSADTELFVGMSSATAPLKSFRVDLETFDIVKLAVSMRRPAGQRPPSWQPPIATVGRGSARSADGTMVRYFLIHREDLALDRPRPTMLYGYGGLNVRTLADFRPGWPAWLEAGGVLVIANLRGGGEYGVDWYHAGRGLNKQRTFDDMIAVAEELIEQGITTAPQIALHGRSAGGLVVGAVLTQRPDLIGAAVPMVGLLDLLRFDQLPSGASWTAHYGSPADAKVAATLLGYSPLHNIRDGVEYPATLVLTGDHDDRIVPAHSYKFTAALQHAQGGSAPVLARIETGTGHGKGKPRAMVAAEWIDLLAFAAHHTGLRPPQPPAP
- the rpsT gene encoding 30S ribosomal protein S20, which codes for MANIKSQIKRVKTNEVARQRNQAVKSALKTSVRRFREAAAAGDADKATAALQHASRQLDKAASKGVIHRKQAANRKSGMAKALAGLSAK